The genomic stretch TTTCGCTATCGTGGATATTCCGAAAGCCTTCTCTATCTCCTCGGAATGACTCGGGCCGAATACATTGAGTATCTCGCCGCATTTGGGACATTCGACGTAACTCATGTTCTCCACTATCCCTAATATGGGAACCTTCATCATCTCGGCAAGCCTGGCCTGTTTACCGACTATCAGAGCAGAAAGCTCCTGAGGGGTCGTGACTATGACCATCCCATCCAGAGCGATGGTCTGCATTACAGTCAGAGGGGCGTCCGCCGTTCCGGGTGGAAGGTCCACCACCAGCCAATCCAGCTTCCCCCACTCTACATCGTCCCAAAACTGCTTGACGACTCCTCCTATTAGAGGGCCTCTCCATACGACCGGAGCCTTGGGATCATCCAGCAATAGATTCATGGACATGATCGATATGCCCAGCTTCTCGGTCTTGGGAGGGACGATCTTTCCCGATTCGTCTCCCTTGGGACGTTCGGTGAGACCGAACAGCTTAGGTATGGACGGGCCCGTTATATCCGCATCGAGAACTCCGACGGAATCCCCTCTTTTGGCCAAAGCGACGGCGAGAAGGGCTGCGACGGAGCTTTTTCCTACTCCACCCTTGCCGCTACCCACCGCTATTACCTTGCAGACGTCTTTCTTGGTAGGTTTAGGGAAATCGGGACAGCTCTCCTTACTGGAACAGCCATCGCAATTTCCGCTACACTGGTTTTCCTGATCCATTTTTCGACCTCATCTCCTCGAAACGATATACTGACTCCAGT from Dethiosulfovibrio faecalis encodes the following:
- a CDS encoding P-loop NTPase; protein product: MDQENQCSGNCDGCSSKESCPDFPKPTKKDVCKVIAVGSGKGGVGKSSVAALLAVALAKRGDSVGVLDADITGPSIPKLFGLTERPKGDESGKIVPPKTEKLGISIMSMNLLLDDPKAPVVWRGPLIGGVVKQFWDDVEWGKLDWLVVDLPPGTADAPLTVMQTIALDGMVIVTTPQELSALIVGKQARLAEMMKVPILGIVENMSYVECPKCGEILNVFGPSHSEEIEKAFGISTIAKIPVTDGFAAMADDGAIESFSDEAVLGALADGIL